A window from Vulcanimicrobium alpinum encodes these proteins:
- the opp4C gene encoding oligopeptide ABC transporter permease, which produces MAATVPLGAAPAAAADDVIISRNTVWRRFRRHKVAIAGAVVIVFLALIAALANFIAPADPNFIDQVHWQGYPLAPGAFGHILGTDENGRDLLARLIFGARISLTVALFAVIMEITIGTVLGAISGYYGGWVDFVIMRVTDVVLSIPLLPLLLVITAIVAGTSNKAALNFGVIVLIIGGLSWPAVARLVRASFLSLREREFAEAAKALGNKDGRIIFRHLLPNAIAPIIVQATLEVANVIILESTLSFLGFGIQPPTASWGNMLANAQSNITVAPWAAIFPGLCILITVLAINYLGDGLRDALDPNTR; this is translated from the coding sequence ATGGCGGCGACCGTACCGCTCGGCGCCGCGCCGGCCGCCGCCGCCGACGATGTCATCATCTCGCGCAATACGGTTTGGCGCCGCTTCCGCCGGCATAAAGTCGCGATCGCTGGCGCCGTCGTCATCGTGTTCCTGGCGCTGATCGCGGCGCTCGCGAACTTCATCGCGCCGGCCGACCCGAACTTCATCGACCAGGTGCACTGGCAGGGCTACCCGCTCGCGCCGGGTGCGTTCGGGCACATCCTCGGCACTGACGAGAACGGCCGCGATCTCCTCGCGCGGCTCATCTTCGGCGCGCGCATCTCGCTGACAGTCGCGCTGTTCGCGGTCATCATGGAGATCACGATCGGCACGGTGCTCGGCGCGATCTCCGGCTACTACGGCGGCTGGGTCGATTTCGTCATCATGCGCGTGACCGACGTCGTCCTGTCGATCCCGTTGCTCCCGCTGCTGCTCGTGATCACCGCGATCGTCGCGGGGACGTCGAACAAGGCGGCGCTGAACTTCGGCGTCATCGTGCTCATCATCGGCGGGCTTTCGTGGCCGGCCGTCGCGCGTTTGGTGCGCGCGTCGTTTCTGTCGCTGCGCGAACGCGAGTTCGCGGAAGCGGCGAAGGCGCTCGGCAACAAAGACGGGCGGATCATCTTCCGGCATCTGCTCCCCAACGCGATCGCGCCGATCATCGTGCAGGCGACGCTCGAGGTGGCGAACGTCATCATCCTCGAGTCGACGCTCTCGTTCCTCGGATTCGGGATTCAGCCGCCGACGGCGTCGTGGGGCAACATGCTCGCCAACGCGCAGTCGAACATCACCGTTGCGCCTTGGGCGGCGATCTTTCCGGGGTTGTGCATTTTGATCACCGTGCTGGCGATCAACTACCTTGGAGACGGATTGCGCGACGCGCTGGATCCGAATACGCGCTGA
- a CDS encoding DUF4349 domain-containing protein: MTHEIAELLPFYANGTLAPDERARVETELATCTACADELRALETLAATLRARAAAEPFPQRAFDDALARINTPPLAAASARVVTAWWGTPARYAAAAALVLGISGAAVAAWHAHDAAVTETALASRGIADGTRSANVVYRVSPGPHIAEKRAAEPAGVADAAAQTGTLANPSVAAPHRLAKKARLDLLVRDVETALGGAQAAVRAAGGDVTALADATPAGGELHTASLTVELPAARLDDTLDRLAQLGAVQTRAIDADDVDAAIVDEEARLRNLRREETDLRTLMDKGGKVTDILTVQQNLSAVRGQIEQLDAQHARDLHRVATSTIAVALTEDRPGTAPAKPGPGTRIEGAWHTGLTTLADTVVSLLSTIAWCLALSPVPLTLAGALYVASRLLVKRRATAP; encoded by the coding sequence ATGACGCACGAGATCGCCGAACTGCTGCCGTTCTACGCGAACGGCACGCTCGCACCCGATGAACGCGCACGCGTCGAAACCGAACTCGCAACGTGCACCGCGTGCGCCGACGAACTGCGCGCGCTGGAAACGCTCGCCGCGACGCTGCGCGCCCGCGCCGCCGCGGAACCGTTTCCGCAGCGCGCCTTCGACGATGCGCTCGCACGCATCAACACCCCGCCGCTTGCCGCGGCCAGTGCGCGCGTCGTCACCGCCTGGTGGGGAACGCCGGCGCGCTACGCCGCCGCCGCCGCGCTGGTGCTGGGCATCAGCGGCGCCGCCGTCGCCGCTTGGCACGCGCACGACGCCGCGGTCACCGAGACCGCGCTCGCGTCACGCGGCATCGCCGACGGCACGCGCTCCGCAAACGTCGTGTATCGCGTGAGCCCGGGCCCGCACATCGCAGAAAAACGCGCAGCCGAACCGGCCGGCGTTGCCGACGCCGCCGCGCAAACCGGCACGCTCGCGAATCCGAGCGTCGCCGCACCGCACCGGCTCGCCAAGAAAGCCCGGCTCGACCTCTTGGTCCGCGACGTCGAAACCGCGCTCGGCGGCGCGCAAGCGGCGGTCCGCGCCGCCGGCGGCGACGTCACCGCGCTCGCCGACGCAACCCCCGCCGGCGGCGAACTTCACACCGCCTCGCTCACCGTCGAGCTCCCCGCCGCGCGCCTGGACGACACGCTCGACCGGCTCGCCCAGCTCGGCGCGGTGCAGACACGCGCGATCGACGCCGACGACGTCGACGCCGCGATCGTCGACGAGGAAGCGCGCCTGCGCAACCTGCGCCGCGAAGAAACCGACCTGCGCACCCTCATGGACAAAGGCGGCAAAGTCACCGACATCCTGACCGTCCAGCAAAACCTCAGCGCCGTCCGCGGTCAAATCGAACAGCTCGACGCGCAGCACGCACGCGATCTCCACCGCGTCGCAACCAGCACGATCGCCGTCGCGCTCACCGAAGACCGCCCCGGCACCGCGCCCGCCAAACCCGGCCCCGGCACCCGCATCGAAGGCGCCTGGCACACCGGCCTCACCACCCTCGCCGACACCGTCGTCTCGCTGCTCAGCACCATCGCCTGGTGCCTCGCACTCTCACCCGTCCCGCTCACCCTCGCGGGCGCGCTCTACGTCGCGAGCCGCCTGCTCGTCAAACGCCGAGCCACCGCCCCATAA
- a CDS encoding sigma-70 family RNA polymerase sigma factor has product MSDPDDRRLLERIAARDRVAFETFFVAHGAGVRRFVRDLVRDDGLAEELTSDVMVEVWRGAGKFGGRSRVRTWLFGIAHHKAVDALRRRRALTVPLDDLLAVASDAEGPEDAALRMAERRHLEAALASLSAEHRAVLELTFVAGFSQREIAEIVSCPVATVKTRAFYAKARLRDALATAEHPS; this is encoded by the coding sequence ATGAGCGACCCGGACGACCGACGTCTTTTGGAACGGATCGCCGCGCGCGACCGCGTCGCGTTCGAGACGTTCTTCGTTGCGCACGGCGCCGGCGTCCGGCGGTTCGTGCGCGATCTCGTGCGCGACGACGGCCTCGCCGAGGAGTTGACAAGCGACGTGATGGTCGAGGTGTGGCGCGGTGCCGGCAAGTTCGGCGGCCGCTCGCGGGTGCGGACGTGGCTCTTCGGCATCGCCCACCACAAGGCGGTCGACGCGCTGCGCCGGCGGCGCGCGCTGACCGTCCCGCTCGACGATCTGCTCGCCGTTGCCAGCGACGCCGAGGGACCTGAAGACGCAGCGCTGCGGATGGCGGAACGGCGGCATCTCGAAGCCGCGCTCGCCTCCCTCAGCGCGGAACACCGCGCGGTCCTCGAACTCACCTTCGTCGCCGGCTTCTCGCAAAGAGAGATCGCCGAGATCGTGTCGTGTCCCGTCGCAACGGTCAAGACGCGCGCCTTCTACGCCAAAGCGCGGCTGCGCGACGCACTCGCCACCGCGGAGCATCCTTCATGA
- the msrB gene encoding peptide-methionine (R)-S-oxide reductase MsrB, producing the protein MNKIEKSDAAWRAELSPDRYAVLREGATERAFSGALYRNHAEGDYRCAACGTTLFSSATKFESGSGWPSFWAPEDRDRIELIEDRSHGMVRTEARCAACGSHLGHVFDDGPKPTGQRYCINSLALEFTPGER; encoded by the coding sequence GTGAACAAGATCGAGAAATCCGACGCCGCGTGGCGCGCGGAGTTGAGCCCCGACCGCTACGCGGTCTTGCGCGAGGGCGCGACGGAGCGCGCGTTCAGCGGCGCGCTCTATCGCAACCACGCCGAGGGCGACTACCGGTGCGCCGCGTGCGGCACGACCCTCTTCTCCTCCGCCACGAAATTCGAGAGCGGGAGCGGCTGGCCGAGCTTCTGGGCGCCCGAGGACCGCGACCGCATCGAACTGATCGAGGACCGCTCCCACGGGATGGTCCGCACCGAGGCGCGTTGCGCGGCGTGCGGCTCGCACCTCGGACACGTCTTCGACGACGGCCCAAAGCCGACCGGACAGCGCTACTGCATCAACTCGCTCGCGCTGGAATTCACGCCCGGCGAGCGCTGA
- a CDS encoding Fur family transcriptional regulator, whose product MSSTIPALPANYRTVLDVVEAAGPGTHLTAQEIWLRSRRLQPRIGFATVHRGLLRLHQLGAVMKIEVPGGASAVYEPAATPHAHFRCAGCGTIDDLAFAVPAETVKALAARLGVAIEAETITFTGRCATCASDDGLERV is encoded by the coding sequence ATGTCAAGCACCATCCCGGCACTCCCGGCCAACTACCGGACGGTCCTCGACGTCGTCGAGGCCGCCGGCCCGGGGACCCATCTGACCGCCCAGGAGATCTGGCTGCGCTCGCGCCGCCTGCAGCCGCGCATCGGCTTCGCGACGGTCCACCGCGGGCTGCTCCGGCTTCACCAGTTGGGCGCCGTAATGAAGATCGAGGTTCCCGGCGGTGCCTCCGCCGTGTACGAACCGGCGGCGACGCCTCACGCGCACTTCCGCTGTGCCGGTTGCGGCACGATCGACGATCTGGCGTTCGCCGTCCCGGCCGAGACGGTGAAGGCCCTCGCCGCTCGGCTCGGCGTCGCGATCGAGGCCGAGACGATCACCTTCACCGGCCGGTGCGCCACGTGCGCGTCCGACGACGGGTTGGAACGGGTGTGA